A window of Gemmatimonadota bacterium contains these coding sequences:
- the ruvA gene encoding Holliday junction branch migration protein RuvA, with amino-acid sequence MIARIQGTLVSGGLDRIEVMTAGGLAYEVLVPLGVLETLPRVGGEIALHTAMVVREDAWLLFGFTSVEERKLFQRLMGTTGVGPSLAMNLLSTLSGERLVRAIRDGDLAALTQVPRVGKKLAERLVLELRDKLEGTGVEAAASPGKPAGASGPGADAVRALVALGYAPAEAERAVRASLEQAAKGESTADLIRRSLAAIKK; translated from the coding sequence ATGATCGCGCGCATCCAGGGGACGCTCGTGAGCGGGGGACTCGACCGCATCGAGGTCATGACCGCCGGTGGCCTCGCGTACGAGGTGCTCGTGCCGCTGGGCGTGCTGGAGACGCTGCCGCGCGTGGGCGGCGAGATCGCGCTGCACACCGCGATGGTCGTGCGCGAGGATGCGTGGCTCCTCTTCGGGTTCACGAGCGTGGAGGAACGGAAGCTCTTCCAGCGCCTCATGGGCACGACCGGCGTGGGCCCGTCGCTCGCGATGAACCTCCTCTCGACGCTGAGCGGCGAGCGGCTCGTCCGCGCGATCCGCGACGGCGACCTCGCCGCGCTCACGCAGGTGCCGCGCGTGGGGAAGAAGCTGGCCGAGCGGCTCGTGCTGGAACTGCGCGACAAGCTCGAGGGGACGGGTGTCGAGGCGGCCGCGTCGCCGGGCAAGCCCGCGGGCGCCTCGGGCCCCGGCGCCGACGCGGTGCGCGCGCTCGTGGCACTCGGCTACGCCCCGGCAGAGGCGGAGCGTGCGGTGCGCGCCTCGCTCGAGCAGGCGGCGAAGGGCGAGTCGACCGCCGACCTGATCCGCCGGTCGCTCGCGGCGATCAAGAAGTAG
- the ruvC gene encoding crossover junction endodeoxyribonuclease RuvC, which translates to MLILGIDPGTAVTGYGVVRAGATHQLVECGVIRTRADRPLASRLKDISDGVRELIARHRPDALAVEDVFYARNVRTTLVLGHARGVILLAGADAGLTIHEYSPAEIKKAVVGTGAATKTQVQFMVTKLLRLKSAPQPADAADGVAAALTCAMRAPLARAVAGMGAGARAGAAR; encoded by the coding sequence ATGCTGATCCTCGGCATCGACCCCGGCACCGCCGTCACCGGCTATGGCGTGGTGCGCGCGGGCGCGACGCACCAGCTCGTGGAATGCGGCGTGATCCGCACCCGCGCCGACCGGCCGCTCGCCAGCCGACTGAAGGACATCAGTGACGGCGTGCGCGAGCTCATCGCGCGACACCGGCCCGACGCGCTGGCGGTGGAGGACGTGTTCTACGCGCGGAACGTCCGCACCACGCTCGTCCTCGGCCATGCGCGCGGCGTGATCCTCCTTGCCGGCGCCGATGCGGGACTCACGATCCACGAGTACTCGCCGGCCGAGATCAAGAAGGCCGTCGTCGGCACCGGCGCGGCGACCAAGACCCAGGTGCAGTTCATGGTGACGAAGCTGCTGCGACTCAAGAGCGCGCCCCAGCCCGCCGACGCCGCCGACGGCGTGGCGGCGGCGCTCACCTGCGCCATGCGCGCGCCGCTCGCCCGTGCCGTCGCCGGCATGGGCGCGGGTGCGCGCGCGGGAGCGGCACGATGA